Proteins encoded in a region of the Drosophila teissieri strain GT53w chromosome 4, Prin_Dtei_1.1, whole genome shotgun sequence genome:
- the LOC122622884 gene encoding uncharacterized protein LOC122622884 → MKPVPPNTDTVNFYLPHHAVFKPESTTTKVRVVFNASSPASRATLRTLRQLSEDVHALYPRASRIISDYMYVDDVLAGAHTKVEATLAIQELRTTLSSAGFPLRKCTANERTLLKALPSDHLLSGDFLDIEEVSTTKTLGIRWNAKADEFYFVPTELVVNANYSKRNVLSQIAKLFDPAGWLSPFVVQAKILMQDIWLAGIGWDEFLPAELRQRWHDFLRSHSSLHKVRVQRWVQFRPGAQVQIHGFCDASQKAYGAAIYVRIQYDGGISSSLLTSKTKVAPVKTVSLPRLELCGAVLLSDLWAAILPHIPFGRIETFFWTDSTIVLAWLNKPPCQWTTFVANRVTKIALNTDASQWSHVRSEHNPADLASRCVTAEELATCPAWDLLERFSNFNRMLRVMAFVQRFINRCRRIPTPSSTDLSSKELAHIQLMLIRQTQRADYPEEYNILQSKGQLPSSSCILNLNPFLDADGIMRSCGRLTASDSLSYDERHPILLAYHSKLAELLVTFTHRISIHGRNQLMVRLIRTRYWMPKLWNLIKRVTTTCK, encoded by the exons CTTTACGAACGTTGCGGCAGCTGTCCGAGGATGTCCACGCCCTATATCCACGGGCGTCTCGAATAATTTCagattatatgtatgtggacGATGTGCTTGCAGGAGCCCACACGAAGGTCGAGGCTACTTTAGCCATTCAGGAGTTGAGGACAACTCTGAGCTCCGCAGGATTTCCTCTCCGCAAGTGTACAGCAAATGAGCGAACTCTCCTAAAGGCACTTCCTTCAGACCACCTGCTCTCAGGTGACTTCCTCGACATCGAAGAGGTGAGCACCACGAAAACGTTGGGAATACGGTGGAACGCCAAGGCGGATGAGTTCTATTTTGTCCCGACTGAGCTTGTTGTCAATGCGAATTATTCCAAGCGCAACGTCCTATCGCAAATCGCAAAACTGTTCGATCCCGCTGGATGGTTGTCCCCATTTGTAGTCCAGGCCAAGATCCTAATGCAGGATATATGGTTAGCCGGCATTGGATGGGACGAGTTTCTCCCTGCAGAGCTACGGCAACGCTGGCATGATTTCCTTCGCAGCCATAGTTCCCTCCACAAGGTTCGCGTCCAGCGTTGGGTACAATTCCGACCGGGAGCACAAGTTCAGATCCACGGCTTCTGTGATGCATCTCAGAAGGCCTATGGGGCAGCGATTTATGTTCGCATCCAATACGACGGAGGCATTTCGTCGAGTCTGCTCACGTCAAAGACTAAAGTCGCACCTGTCAAAACCGTTTCACTCCCGCGCTTAGAATTGTGTGGTGCAGTTCTTCTTTCTGACCTGTGGGCTGCAATTCTTCCTCACATCCCGTTTGGTCGAATAGAGACGTTTTTCTGGACTGATTCCACCATTGTGTTGGCATGGTTGAACAAGCCACCATGTCAATGGACCACCTTCGTAGCGAATCGAGTGACTAAGATTGCTCTAAATACAGATGCCAGCCAATGGTCACATGTGCGTTCCGAGCACAATCCAGCAGATCTAGCCAGTCGTTGTGTCACGGCTGAAGAGCTGGCAA CGTGTCCAGCATGGGATCTCCTAGAGCGTTTTTCAAACTTCAATCGCATGCTGCGAGTCATGGCTTTTGTGCAGCGGTTCATCAACCGCTGCAGACGCATTCCTACGCCTTCTTCTACAGACTTAAGCAGTAAAGAACTCGCCCATATACAACTCATGCTTATTAGGCAAACTCAACGGGCCGACTACCCAGAGGAATACAACATCCTGCAATCCAAAGGACAGCTTCCCTCGTCCAGTTGTATCCTCAACCTTAATCCGTTCCTGGATGCTGACGGCATCATGAGGTCATGCGGTCGTTTGACTGCATCTGACTCGTTATCCTACGACGAACGTCATCCTATCCTTTTGGCGTACCATTCCAAACTAGCAGAGCTTCTGGTCACATTTACTCACCGTATCTCCATACACGGGAGAAACCAGCTTATGGTTCGTCTCATCCGGACGAGATACTGGATGCCGAAGCTGTGGAACCTGATCAAACGTGTGACCACGACCTGCAAGTAG
- the LOC122622885 gene encoding uncharacterized protein LOC122622885: MGKLPQSRATYSRPFTHTGLDFAGPFDVKSYSGRACRITKDYVCVFVCFSTKAIHLEATSDLTTEKFLGAFSRFAARRGCPLHLYSDKSLSVGAEKALTEDFIAAVKEKVTSSFSHQSLSWHFNPPGAPHMGGLWEAGVKSFKTHFYKTTGNFKYTLEELSTLLCRIEACLNSRPISQSRLNKGWALKAYASLAATPCPLLCPTRRLFSSFPC; this comes from the coding sequence ATGGGTAAACTACCTCAGTCCAGAGCGACCTATTCGCGACCCTTTACACACACAGGACTCGACTTCGCGGGACCGTTTGATGTCAAAAGCTATTCAGGTCGTGCCTGTCGAATCACGAAGGACTATGTCTGCGTCTTCGTGTGCTTCAGTACGAAGGCCATCCATTTGGAAGCCACTTCGGACTTGACCACGGAGAAATTCCTCGGAGCCTTCTCAAGGTTCGCGGCCAGAAGAGGGTGCCCTCTCCATCTTTACTCGGACAAAAGTCTTTCTGTGGGCGCGGAGAAGGCCCTCACAGAAGATTTTATCGCTGCGGTTAAGGAAAAGGTTACCTCGTCATTTAGTCACCAGAGCCTATCCTGGCATTTCAACCCTCCAGGCGCCccccatatgggaggcctGTGGGAAGCAGGAGTCAAGAGTTTCAAGACTCACTTCTACAAGACGACAGGTAACTTTAAGTATACCCTTGAAGAGTTATCCACTCTACTGTGTCGGATAGAGGCATGCCTCAACTCCAGACCAATTTCTCAGAGTAGGTTGAACAAGGGCTGGGCTCTCAAGGcgtacgcctcgctagccgcAACCccctgtcccttgctctgtcccaccagacgcttgttcagttccttccCTTGCTGA